In one window of Eubalaena glacialis isolate mEubGla1 chromosome 13, mEubGla1.1.hap2.+ XY, whole genome shotgun sequence DNA:
- the ZCCHC3 gene encoding zinc finger CCHC domain-containing protein 3: MATGGGAEEERKRGRTQLLSLARPAARAEEAEGGHEKMGWAQVVKNLAEKKGEFRESRPPRREEEGGNGARGGLSAPAGLAAPGLGDFPPAGRGDPKGRRRDPAGEATDARKKKGAAEAGRRKKAEAAAMAAPAKPDAAEDAAERPPQDEQATAAGPAAGPGKGRFLVRICFQGDEGACPTRDFVVGALILRSIGMDPSDIYAVIQIPGSREFDVSFRSAEKLALFLRVYEEKREQEDCWENFVVLGRSKSSLKTLFILFRNETVDVEDIVTWLKRHCDVLAVPVKVTDRFGIWTGEYKCEIELRQGEGGVRHLPGAFFLGAERGYSWYKGQPKTCFKCGSRTHMSGSCTQDRCFRCGEEGHLSPYCRKGIVCNLCGKRGHAFAQCPKAVHNSVAAQLTGVAGH, translated from the coding sequence ATGGCCACCGGCGGCGGCgcggaggaggagaggaagcgggGGCGGACGCAGCTCCTGTCTCTTGCGCGCCCGGCGGCCCGGGCCGAGGAGGCCGAGGGCGGCCACGAGAAGATGGGCTGGGCCCAGGTGGTGAAGAACCTGGCCGAGAAGAAGGGCGAGTTCCGCGAGTCGCGGCCTCCGCGGCGGGAGGAGGAGGGCGGTAACGGCGCGCGCGGCGGGCTCAGCGCCCCCGCGGGCCTGGCGGCGCCTGGCCTCGGTGACTTCCCCCCGGCCGGCCGCGGGGACCCGAAGGGCCGCCGGAGAGACCCGGCCGGCGAGGCGACGGACGCCCGCAAGAAGAAGGGCGCAGCCGAGGCGGGCAGGAGGAAGAAGGCCGAAGCGGCGGCCATGGCGGCCCCGGCCAAGCCCGACGCGGCCGAAGACGCGGCCGAGCGGCCCCCCCAGGACGAGCAGGCGACGGCGGCTGGCCCCGCGGCGGGCCCGGGCAAGGGCCGCTTCCTCGTGCGCATCTGTTTCCAGGGAGACGAGGGCGCCTGCCCAACCCGGGACTTCGTGGTGGGCGCGCTCATCCTCCGCTCCATCGGCATGGACCCGAGCGACATCTACGCGGTTATTCAGATCCCTGGCAGCCGGGAGTTCGACGTGAGCTTCCGCTCGGCGGAGAAGCTGGCCCTATTCTTACGCGTCTACGAGGAGAAGCGCGAGCAGGAGGACTGCTGGGAGAACTTTGTGGTGCTGGGGCGGAGCAAGTCCAGCTTGAAGACGCTCTTCATCCTCTTCCGGAACGAGACGGTGGACGTGGAGGACATCGTGACCTGGCTCAAGCGCCACTGCGATGTGTTGGCCGTGCCGGTGAAAGTGACCGACAGGTTTGGGATCTGGACCGGGGAGTACAAGTGCGAGATCGAGCTGCGCCAGGGGGAGGGCGGGGTCAGGCACCTGCCGGGGGCCTTCTTCCTGGGGGCCGAGAGGGGCTACAGCTGGTACAAGGGGCAGCCCAAGACGTGCTTTAAATGTGGTTCCCGGACCCACATGAGTGGCAGCTGCACACAGGACAGGTGCTTCAGGTGCGGGGAGGAGGGGCACCTGAGCCCTTACTGCCGGAAGGGCATCGTGTGTAACCTCTGTGGCAAACGAGGACACGCCTTTGCCCAGTGTCCCAAAGCGGTTCACAATTCCGTGGCAGCTCAGCTAACCGGCGTGGCCGGGCACTGA